From Bradyrhizobium sp. 4:
CACGCGGGATTTCGTCGCGCGCTATCCCAAGGTGAAGTTCGAGCCGGACCAGATTTTCACGCGCGACGACAATGTGTGGACGTCGGCAGGCATCACGGCGGGCATAGACCTCGCGCTCGCGATGGTGACCGAGGACCACGGTGAGCAGATCGCGCAGGACACCGCGCGGCAGCTCGTGTTGTATCATCGCCGCAGCGGCGGCCAGTCGCAGTTCTCGTCACTTCTGGAATTGAAGACGCCGAACGGGCGCTTCGGCGCGCTGCTGTCCTGGGCGCGCGAGAACCTCGACGCTCGCTTGACGGTCGAAGATCTCGCCGACCGCGCTGGCATGAGTGCGCGGCATTTTGCCCGCGCCTTTGCCGCCGAGACCGGCACGACGCCCTCGAAGGCCATCGAGCGCTTGCGCATCGAGGTCGCGCGCGAGCGCGTGCAGTCCTCGCGCGAGGCGATCGAGCTCGTCGCGGAGACAACCGGCTTCGGCGACCCCGAGCGCATGCGGCGCGCTTTCATCCGCGCCTTCGGCCAGCCGCCGCAGGCGCTGCGGCGCGCGGCAAGGGCCGGGTAGGGAGAATTCACCGATTTGGAGAGGCCGCTTGAGCGGGTGAGTAGACTTGGATATTTGAGCAGACTTGCATATTGCGCGGCATTTCGCCTTTTGGACCCGGAACCGACCTCCCTCAAGCGAATGCAGCCGTTGCGGACGATCTGTACAACACGTACCGTCGCCGAAACCGATGCAAGGAACCCCAATGACCGATCGAGAAAAGATTCTGATTGCCCTTCGCGAAAAACCTCTGAAGACTTTCGACATCATGAAGCGCGTGAACATCAAGAACCAGGACGACTGCCAATCGCTCCTGTTGAAGATGCGTGACGACGGTGCCGTGAAGTTCGACATTCACAAGGGACATTGGCGCGCTGCGTGACCACGTTCGCTTGGTCACCAGCGGTTGACTTGCGGATTGGTTCAGCCCGATGCGGCCTTGCCGCCGGTCGCCGCGGCGCTCGAGGCCTGTGCGCGCGCCGTCAAGCGCCGCGCGATCGGCATCAGCATGTAGGGCGCCAGGTGAATGGGAAATTGCGTCATCGCGAAATAGAGCCAGGTGGTGGGCGGCAGCGCGCCGGCGGTCGCGGCGAGCATCAGGCCCAGATTGCGCTGTGACACCATCAGCCCGAGCGCCAGCGCGCGCTCATAGCCGATGCGGCGGAACAGCAGCGTGGTCACGGCGAGCAGCGTGAAATAGATCGCGAAGGCGAGAGCTGCGAAGCCCAGGGTGGAGACCGGCCGGGCGACGAGATCGCTTGCGACATCGCCCATGATCGCGGTCGCGAAGACCAGCAGGATGACGATGTTGAAGCCGTCGATCGGCTGCCTGTGGCGCTGGATCGCGGCCGCGCCGAAGACCTGCCGGATCACGGTCGCAGCCAGCAGCGATGCTGCGAGGATGCCAAGCAGCTTCAGCCCCAGCGCAGGCGGCGAGATGCTGAGCATGTCGCCGAGGAACAGGCTCGCGAACAGCGATGCCGTGAACGGCACCAGCGCGGTCGCGCTCACCAGCGTGACCAGCACCAGCGTGGCGTCGAGGCCCATCAGCGCGGCCAGCGCCGGCGCGGCCATCATCGGCGAGGCCATGCTCTGCAGCATCAAGGCCAGGGCAAGGTCGGGCGCGCGCGCCGTGAGCCCGGTGACATGGACGATCAGCCCGACGATCACGGGCACG
This genomic window contains:
- a CDS encoding GlxA family transcriptional regulator; this encodes MIGILIFPDFQLLDAAGPISVFEIAARCTGKTTPGIRVLAVNAGPVRSSSGVEMMARDFKSANAITTLVVAGGAGVTDAARCEVTRAFVQRLARRGVRVASVCSGAYVLAEAGLLDGRRATTHWGRTRDFVARYPKVKFEPDQIFTRDDNVWTSAGITAGIDLALAMVTEDHGEQIAQDTARQLVLYHRRSGGQSQFSSLLELKTPNGRFGALLSWARENLDARLTVEDLADRAGMSARHFARAFAAETGTTPSKAIERLRIEVARERVQSSREAIELVAETTGFGDPERMRRAFIRAFGQPPQALRRAARAG
- a CDS encoding Na+-dependent transporter; protein product: MPPVLQSIFVLPLRGLTWLGGQGTRAVAAVVFIALAVPPLGVLLRPFVTEAIFVLLCISFMRVDLAALTGHLRRPALVGTATVWTMIGVPVIVGLIVHVTGLTARAPDLALALMLQSMASPMMAAPALAALMGLDATLVLVTLVSATALVPFTASLFASLFLGDMLSISPPALGLKLLGILAASLLAATVIRQVFGAAAIQRHRQPIDGFNIVILLVFATAIMGDVASDLVARPVSTLGFAALAFAIYFTLLAVTTLLFRRIGYERALALGLMVSQRNLGLMLAATAGALPPTTWLYFAMTQFPIHLAPYMLMPIARRLTARAQASSAAATGGKAASG